The stretch of DNA CCCAGGTTGAGGAAAGTGAGCGGTTATAAACACCTGCCGGAACTGCGTGAGATCATGAAACGGGCTCTGGCGGGGAAGATAATGGTGAAAGCGGCGTGACGGTCATGCCGGGAGTTTCAACTAAAAAAGGGATTGACTCTAATTGAATTAAGAGTTAAAAGAAAAACATGGTGGAGCGGCGCATAACGAACTGAATTAACGCCGCCAAAGATGGTTTATTTCCCAAAAAGGGGAACGCGCCTTTATGCGCCCATTTTTTACCGTTGATGCGAAACTGCCATCCAGTGACGACGTCAAGTTGAGGTCGCTTTCAGAGACTTCGCCGGACGCCGTGGTAACTTTCAAGCATGGCCGGAATATCGAAACGGTCAATCCCGCCTTCATCGCCATGTTCGGCTATTCAAGGGAAGAAACGGCGGGTCTGACGTTAAGGTCCCTTTTCACCAATCCCCCCCAGGACGACGAAAGTCTTCTTCAAGAACTGGGCAGGGAAGCCGAGTGTCTGCGAAAGGACGGGTCGGTTTTCCCCGCCGAGATATCGTGGAACATCTTTGAATGCTGCGGCGAGCAGGTGCGGATGATTATCCTGCGTGACGTCTCCGAAAGAATATCCTCCCGCAAGGCCCTCGAAGAGTCCGAGCGCAAATACCGCGCCCTGGTTGAGGACGCGCGGGACGCGATATTGCTTGCCGGCGTTGACGGACGCGTCATTGACGCCAACGCCAGCGCCGGAAAACTCTTTTGCCGGGAAAAGGAGGAGTTGCTTGGCCTTTCCATACGGGAGATGCACCCGGCTGGAAACGCGGATGAATATTCAAAAAAATTTGGCGAGCTTTGGGAAAAAGGCTCCGTGCATATTCCCCGCGCGCTGATATTGAAAAAAGATGGCGGGACGGCGGTGGTGGACTTGAACGCAAGCATAGTCGAAATCGGCGGAATCAAATGCGCCCACGCCATTTTGCGGGACATGACGCAGGCGCTGGCGGCGGAGGAGAACCTCCGCAAAAGCGAGCAGCATTTTAAGCTGATATTTGACCATGGTTCCGTGGGCAAGGCCCTTTTGGACCTTGATGGCGGCGTGCTCAAGGTCAACGACGCTTTCTGCCGGATGCTCGGCTACACAAAAGAAGAGTTTTTGACCAAGAAAATGTCCGGCCTTACCCACCCGGACGACCTGAAGAGCAACATCATGGCCTTCGACTCTTTTGTCCGCGGGAACAACGATGTGATGACCCTGGAGAAGCGTTACATGGGCAAGGGGGGGCAGACGGTGTGGGTGCTGCTCAACGTGGCCCTGGTAAGGGACGGATACGGGGCGCCGATGCACTTGATAACGCAGGCGCAGGACATCACGGAAATGAAGAAGTCGCAGGAGCGTCTGCGCAAGAGCGAGCGGCTCCTGGCCGAGGCTCAGAAAATCGCCGGGCTTGGCTATTGGGAGTGGGATGTGGACTGCGACCACCTGATATGGTCCGACGAGACATACCGCATATTCGGCCTTCTGCCGCTCCAGTTTGAGGCCACATACGAGGCGTTCATAAGCTATGTCCACCCGGAAGACAGGGAAATCGTCCTCAAGGCAGTAGGCGAAGCCTTGAGCCACGGAGCCGAATATGATACCGATCATCGCATCGTCACTCCTGATGGTTCCGTGAGGATGGTCCATGAAAGGGGGGAGGTGTACCGCGACGCCACAGGCGCCCCGGCCCGCATGATGGGAACGATCCAGGACATAACCGAAAGCAAGAAGGCGGAAGAGAAACTGAGGCAAAGCGAGGAAAAGTTCCGCACCCTGTTCAACGGCGGGAACGACGCCGTCACCGTCACCCTGTTAAACGGCGCGGGCATGCCTTTGAGGTTTGTTGACGTTAATGACAAGGCGGTGGAGCTGTACGGCTATTCGAGGGAGGAGTTCATGGAACTTTCCCCGATTTCGGTGACGGTTGATCCGGAATACAAGGCCAGGCTCAAGGATATCCTTGCGGAAATCAATTCCAGGGGAAGGGCCGTTTTCGAATGGCGCAGCCAGGGGAAAGGCGGAAAAGTCCTGGAACTGGAGATCAGCTCCCAGAAAATAAAGATGCTGGACAGCGATTATTATATTTCCATCATCAGGGACATCTCCGAACGCAAGCGGGCGGAGGCGAAATTGAAGGCCAGCGAGTCGCGCTACCGCGCCCTGTTCGAAAACGAATCCGACGCCATTGTGGTGGTGGACGCGCAGACACGCCGCTACGAGGACGTGAATCCCGCCGCGATGAAGATGTATGGATACACCCGGGAGGAGATGCTGTCCATGGGCCCGGTGGACCTTTCGGCGGAGCCGGAGAGCACCCTTGACGCTTTCAGGCGGATTGCTGACAACAACGTGGCAAGCCACCGGGTGACCATGCGCCGCATGAAGAGGAAGGACGGAACTGTTTTCCCGGTTGAACTGTGCGTTGGAGTGTTCGAGGAAGGGGGCAAAGTAAAGCATGTGACCGCCTTGCGGGACATATCCA from Nitrospinota bacterium encodes:
- a CDS encoding PAS domain S-box protein, whose translation is MRPFFTVDAKLPSSDDVKLRSLSETSPDAVVTFKHGRNIETVNPAFIAMFGYSREETAGLTLRSLFTNPPQDDESLLQELGREAECLRKDGSVFPAEISWNIFECCGEQVRMIILRDVSERISSRKALEESERKYRALVEDARDAILLAGVDGRVIDANASAGKLFCREKEELLGLSIREMHPAGNADEYSKKFGELWEKGSVHIPRALILKKDGGTAVVDLNASIVEIGGIKCAHAILRDMTQALAAEENLRKSEQHFKLIFDHGSVGKALLDLDGGVLKVNDAFCRMLGYTKEEFLTKKMSGLTHPDDLKSNIMAFDSFVRGNNDVMTLEKRYMGKGGQTVWVLLNVALVRDGYGAPMHLITQAQDITEMKKSQERLRKSERLLAEAQKIAGLGYWEWDVDCDHLIWSDETYRIFGLLPLQFEATYEAFISYVHPEDREIVLKAVGEALSHGAEYDTDHRIVTPDGSVRMVHERGEVYRDATGAPARMMGTIQDITESKKAEEKLRQSEEKFRTLFNGGNDAVTVTLLNGAGMPLRFVDVNDKAVELYGYSREEFMELSPISVTVDPEYKARLKDILAEINSRGRAVFEWRSQGKGGKVLELEISSQKIKMLDSDYYISIIRDISERKRAEAKLKASESRYRALFENESDAIVVVDAQTRRYEDVNPAAMKMYGYTREEMLSMGPVDLSAEPESTLDAFRRIADNNVASHRVTMRRMKRKDGTVFPVELCVGVFEEGGKVKHVTALRDISIRVEAEKAIRQSEERYKQLADNSPDIIYSFSDKRGGVYYSASAEKILGYPLGYMYEHPFLWNQSIHPDDLPLVALAVKELTLGLHFDVEYRVKNCNGKWLWFRDRSIGMRANGDETIINGMATDLTVQKAQEEAIRCSEDKYKAIFNNGLDAVFVVSRDVDGVTASNFLDANDVVVKMLGYSRDELLTMTPDSLIPDNPELKAKLPEVGAKIMKDGRAIFDWALKAKDGRIIPVEISSHRLLLQGRATVISMLRDISDREKRRELEIAARSLELTNRELQEFAYVASHDLQEPLRTIIAFSDRLEGKFAGELSPKAADYLRRIRVAGKRMSQLIHDLLHYSRVTGSQLDFERVDLNQVLEALLEDMRGRIEQSRAHVTLGPMPVVRADNSQMRQMFQNLVSNAMKYHKPGERPVIKIYGKKARAGEGGAVWDVVVEDEGIGFDAKYADKIFNIFERLHGYSEYEGTGVGLATVRKIVERHAWTVSADGYPDVGAKFTIRLKSVEA